The Cucumis melo cultivar AY chromosome 5, USDA_Cmelo_AY_1.0, whole genome shotgun sequence genome has a segment encoding these proteins:
- the LOC103491349 gene encoding uncharacterized protein LOC103491349, whose translation MLSLGTPSLFTPSFSNSASPNFFISSPPEIPIMDSDVNSGADHLVELIVREEPPSIVDDVPISEEIAPLLTQIEKPKINIFTISYPRRKPMEQVNKIHDSDVSSLSQSIIWIWSGSRYSGLLCASLSSIFYFGMEVLMGVFSAQSIPIIEMAFTRCVIITILSYLWLRRSEQPIFGQPHVRKLLVSRALTGLLSMMSFIYSIRRLHISQAIVLSFTTPILASVAARFILHEKLKFSDFGGLACSFLGVLLIFQDLFTSQGLTKAGKGSTTPSLGSHHAYAVLLGFVASIAGAVSYCLIRASAKASDQPVVTVFSFGLLAGPVTGICTVIFEDLVLPSLYSFLLMLVLGLLAFLAEVCWARGLQLEKTSKVCNLRFMEASFVQLWHIGILGLVPFGRIVGTLLIFLSLCWTFYVGPDREME comes from the exons ATGTTGAGTTTAGGAACGCCTTCGCTGTTTACCCCGTCGTTCTCCAACTCTGCATCGCcaaatttcttcatttcttcacCTCCGGAAATCCCAATAATGGATTCCGATGTGAACAGTGGAGCAGATCATTTGGTGGAGCTTATCGTCCGGGAGGAACCTCCCTCCATTGTCGACGACGTTCCGATTTCGGAAGAGATTGCTCCTCTGTTGACCCAAATTGAAAAGCCAAAGATCAACATCTTCACCATCTCTTATCCTCGGAGAAAACCTATG GAGCAGGTGAATAAAATCCATGATAGTGATGTATCTTCTCTATCTCAATCAATTATTTGGATTTGGAGTGGATCAAGATACTCTGGACTACTGTGTGCTTCTCTATCCTCCATCTTCTACTTCGGCATGGAAGTTCTGATGGGTGTTTTTTCGG CTCAGTCTATACCAATTATTGAAATGGCTTTTACAAGATGTGTAATTATTACAATACTTTCATATTTGTGGTTGAGGAGGAGCGAACAACCAATATTTGGACAGCCACATGTTAGGAAACTCTTGGTTTCTCGTGCCCTAACAGGACTTCTCTCAATGATGAGTTTTATTTACAG CATTCGAAGGCTGCATATTTCTCAGGCAATTGTATTGAGCTTTACCACTCCAATACTGGCTTCAGTTGCAGCAAGATTTATTCTGCATGAAAAGTTGAAATTTTCTGATTTTGGCG GTCTTGCTTGCAGTTTTTTGGGCGTTCTACTAATTTTCCAAGATTTATTCACTAGTCAAG GGTTAACTAAAGCCGGGAAAGGAAGCACAACCCCCTCCTTGGGAAGTCACCATGCCTACGCAGTATTACTTGGTTTTGTAGCGTCAATAGCTGGCGCAGTTAGCTATTGCCTTATAAGAGCTAGTGCAAAAGCATCTGATCAACCAGT GGTTACGGTTTTCTCTTTCGGTCTGTTGGCTGGTCCTGTCACTGGAATATGTACTGTGATCTTTGAG GATTTGGTGCTGCCAAGTCTATATTCATTTTTACTGATGCTAGTGCTTGGTCTCCTTGCCTTCTTGGCTGAG GTTTGTTGGGCTCGGGGACTTCAACTTGAGAAAACCAGTAAAGTATGTAACCTTCGGTTCATGGAG GCTTCATTTGTGCAATTATGGCATATTGGAATATTAGGACTGGTTCCTTTTGGACGAATAGTTGGAACTCTCCTTATCTTCCTCTCTCTTTGCTGGACTTTTTATGTCGGTCCGGACAGAGAAATGGAGTAA
- the LOC103491351 gene encoding glucan endo-1,3-beta-glucosidase 12 produces MEQLKSLWFFSLFLLFLSPFAESGSIGVNYGRIANDLPSAVQVVKLLKSNGLQRVKVYDTDPAVLRALSGSGIKVTVDLPNELLFAASQRLSFAYNWVQKNVAAYYPSTEIEAIAVGNEVFVDPHNTTSYLVPAMKNIHQALVKYNLDSKIMVSSPIALSALQNSYPASAGSFRPELVETVFRPMLDFLRRTGSYLMVNAYPFFAYESNTDVISLDYALFRDNPGVVDTGSGYRYFSLFDAQIDAVFAAMSALKYDDINMVVSETGWPSKGDENEIGASVENAAAYNGNLVHRILSGGGTPLRPKADLTVYLFALFNENKKNGPTSERNYGLFYPNEEKVYDIPFTAEGLKEYKDKPSRKPISAPTGAPVSGGDGGVSKSQTGNTWCVASGEAGREKLQAGLDYACGEGGADCRPIQVGATCYNPNTLEAHASYAFNSYYQKNNRKVGTCYFGGAAYVVTQPPKYGSCEFPTGY; encoded by the exons ATGGAGCAACTCAAATCTCTCTGGTTTTTCTCCCTCTTCCTCCTTTTCCTCTCCCCATTTGCAG AGAGCGGTTCAATTGGAGTTAACTATGGCAGAATCGCCAACGACCTTCCTTCCGCCGTTCAAGTAGTCAAGCTTCTCAAATCCAATGGTCTTCAAAGGGTCAAAGTTTACGACACCGATCCCGCGGTTCTCAGAGCTCTTTCCGGCTCTGGGATTAAAGTCACCGTTGATTTGCCTAACGAACTTCTCTTCGCCGCTTCCCAACGTCTCTCCTTCGCTTACAATTGGGTCCAAAAGAATGTAGCCGCTTATTACCCTTCCACTGAAATCGAAGCCATTGCCGTCGGGAATGAAGTATTTGTCGACCCACATAACACCACGTCGTATCTTGTTCCGGCGATGAAGAACATTCATCAAGCTCTTGTCAAATACAACCTTGATTCCAAAATTATGGTCTCTTCTCCTATAGCTTTGAGCGCTTTACAAAACTCTTACCCTGCCTCAGCTGGTTCATTCCGGCCGGAGCTTGTCGAAACTGTTTTCCGTCCCATGTTGGATTTCCTCCGGCGAACTGGGTCTTATTTAATGGTTAACGCCTACCCATTTTTCGCTTACGAGTCCAACACCGATGTGATTTCTTTAGACTACGCTCTTTTCCGGGATAATCCCGGCGTCGTGGATACCGGCAGTGGTTACCGTTACTTCAGTTTATTCGACGCGCAAATCGACGCCGTGTTTGCCGCAATGTCGGCTCTGAAATACGACGACATTAATATGGTGGTTAGCGAAACAGGGTGGCCATCGAAAGGAGACGAAAATGAGATCGGAGCCAGTGTTGAAAACGCGGCCGCGTACAACGGAAACCTAGTCCATCGTATACTGAGCGGTGGCGGAACTCCGTTGAGACCAAAAGCAGATCTGACCGTCTATTTATTTGCTCTTTTCAACGAGAACAAAAAGAACGGTCCCACATCGGAAAGAAACTACGGCTTATTTTACCCAAACGAAGAGAAAGTTTACGACATCCCGTTTACTGCTGAAGGATTGAAAGAGTATAAGGACAAGCCATCGCGGAAGCCGATATCCGCGCCGACGGGAGCACCGGTGAGCGGCGGCGATGGTGGTGTCTCAAAGAGTCAAACGGGGAACACGTGGTGTGTTGCAAGTGGTGAAGCGGGAAGAGAGAAGCTGCAGGCAGGTCTAGACTATGCTTGTGGTGAAGGAGGGGCGGATTGCCGTCCGATCCAAGTGGGTGCCACGTGCTACAATCCGAATACGCTAGAGGCGCACGCTTCGTATGCTTTTAATAGTTATTACCAAAAGAACAACCGTAAGGTTGGCACGTGCTACTTTGGAGGGGCGGCTTACGTAGTCACTCAACCACCCA AGTATGGCAGTTGTGAGTTCCCAACAGGGTATTGA
- the LOC103491348 gene encoding endoglucanase 11, whose translation MEDNPAPTTSTTQCRRLEAPPKPPTPSAKRRFLIFLSFSLLWSFADGAFDYADALSKSLLYFESQRSGRLPYNQRVNWRDHSGLTDGLEQGVDLVGGYYDAGDHVKFGLPMAFTITMLSWSVIEYRREIEAAGELEHALEAIKWGTDYFIKAHTSPNVLWAEVGDGDTDHYCWQRPEDMTTSRQAYKIDEKKPGSDLAGETAAAMAAASIVFRKTNSHYSHLLLHHAQQLFEFGDKFRGKYDASVGTVKSYYASVSGYKDELLWAALWLFEATDNQQYLEYVVNKAHCFGGIGWAISEFSWDVKYAGVQLMASKVLMQGRHQNKNEQTKILKQYQSKAEYYLCTILNKNNASNVDRTPAGLLFIRQWNNMQYVSTASFLLTVYSDYLRRSNLRLNCPMGSVDPHDLFIFAKQQIDYILGSNPMNMSYFVGFGSKFPTRVHHRGASIVSYRENKAFIGCTQGYDNWYGKGDSNPNVVVGALVGGPDCQDNFADERGNYMQTEACTYNTAPLVGIFAKLSQFEGSDPGRTRDDQLLHASY comes from the exons ATGGAGGACAATCCGGCTCCGACCACATCAACCACCCAATGCCGCCGCCTCGAGGCTCCTCCTAAACCTCCAACACCTTCCGCTAAACGCCGCTTCTTGATCTTCCTCTCCTTCTCTCTTCTATGGTCCTTCGCCGACGGAGCTTTCGACTACGCCGATGCTCTCTCCAAGAGTCTCCTCTACTTCGAGTCTCAGCGATCCGGGAGGTTGCCGTACAACCAGCGCGTCAACTGGCGTGACCATTCCGGTCTTACCGACGGTCTTGAACAAGGA GTCGATTTAGTTGGAGGATACTACGACGCAGGTGATCATGTGAAGTTCGGTCTCCCAATGGCCTTCACGATAACGATGCTATCGTGGAGTGTGATTGAGTACCGACGAGAAATTGAAGCTGCTGGAGAATTAGAGCACGCTCTCGAGGCCATAAAATGGGGAACGGATTACTTCATTAAAGCACACACTAGTCCCAATGTGCTATGGGCGGAG GTGGGAGATGGTGATACGGATCATTACTGCTGGCAGAGACCGGAGGATATGACGACATCACGGCAAGCGTACAAAATCGACGAGAAGAAGCCGGGGTCAGATCTGGCTGGAGAGACGGCGGCAGCGATGGCAGCAGCGTCGATTGTTTTCAGAAAAACGAACTCACATTACTCGCACTTGCTGCTCCATCATGCGCAACAG TTGTTTGAATTTGGGGATAAATTCAGAGGGAAATATGATGCAAGTGTGGGGACAGTGAAGAGCTACTATGCGTCGGTGAGTGGGTATAAAGATGAACTGCTGTGGGCTGCGCTGTGGCTATTTGAGGCCACCGACAATCAACAATATTTGGAGTACGTCGTTAACAAGGCTCATTGCTTCGGTGGCATTGGCTGGGCCATTTCTGAGTTCAGCTGGGATGTTAAGTATGCTGGCGTCCAACTCATGGCCTCTAAG GTGCTAATGCAGGGGAGGCATCAAAATAAGAACGAGCAAACAAAAATCTTGAAGCAATACCAATCCAAAGCAGAGTATTACCTTTGCACCATTCTCAACAAGAACAACGCCAGCAACGTCGACCGAACTCCGGCCGGCCTTTTATTCATCCGCCAATGGAACAACATGCAATATGTCTCTACAGCTTCATTTCTTCTCACCGTCTACTCCGACTACCTCCGCCGTTCCAACCTCCGTCTCAACTGCCCCATGGGCTCCGTGGATCCCCATGACCTTTTCATTTTCGCAAAACAACAAATAGATTACATTCTAGGCTCCAACCCCATGAACATGAGCTATTTCGTGGGATTTGGCTCCAAGTTTCCGACTAGAGTTCACCACAGAGGAGCCTCGATTGTGTCGTACAGAGAAAACAAGGCCTTCATTGGCTGCACACAAGGCTACGACAATTGGTATGGCAAAGGGGATTCAAATCCGAACGTGGTCGTTGGGGCGTTGGTCGGCGGCCCTGATTGCCAAGACAATTTTGCCGATGAGAGAGGGAATTACATGCAAACTGAGGCTTGCACGTACAATACGGCGCCGTTGGTAGGCATTTTTGCCAAATTGTCGCAATTTGAAGGTTCGGATCCAGGTCGAACCCGAGACGACCAGCTCCTACACGCTTCATATTGA
- the LOC103491350 gene encoding small ubiquitin-related modifier 1-like, which translates to MSTSMNNGSDEETTRKNEPKPESEYVNLKVNGQDGSEVYFRISKKSELSKLMYSYCKRQELEFSTIVFLVDGHPIAGTQTAEELGLEDGDEIDAMKHHYGGGGGAI; encoded by the exons ATGTCCACATCGATGAACAACGGCAGCGATGAAGAAACAACCCGAAAAAACGAACCAAAACCCGAGTCGGAGTACGTCAACCTCAAAGTGAATGGCCAG GATGGGAGCGAAGTGTATTTCAGGATTTCTAAGAAATCCGAACTCAGCAAACTCATGTATTCTTACTGTAAAAGACAAGAGTTAGAGTTCAGTACCATTGTTTTTCTCGTGGACGGCCATCCCATTGCTGGAACCCAAACCGCGGAAGAG CTGGGGTTGGAAGATGGAGATGAAATTGATGCCATGAAACACCActacggcggcggcggcggagcAATCTGA